GTGAGCCGCGTGGCTGGCGTCTAGGCGGTGGACGTGTTGAGGTTTGGGAGGATGTTGGTGGCTGGAAGACTGTTGCCTCTGTGGAGGATACACCGCTTACGGTTGTTGTTCATTCTCCTCCGGGTAGTGTTGAGGAGAGGGTCCGCCTGGCTGCTGAGCCTGCTGATGCCGGTGAGGATGATATCGTTGTCTCTCCAGAGTTTGACGCGTACAAATATTATCGCTTTGCTGAGCGCGGTGTTACCGGCATAATTGGTACACATAGGGGGCCTGGTGTAAGGTATTGGGGGCTCTTCCCAGCATTCTTTATTGAAGAGCCTAGGGTGCCTGCAGTCAGCCTGGAGTACAACACTGCCATGAATCTTGTTGGTAAACGTGTCCGCATTACCGTCGAGTCTGAGTATCATGGATTCCCCTCTACCCCCATACTTGTTGCGCGTGTTGGGCCTGAGGGTGCTCCCTGCATAGCACTATACGCGCATGCTTGTCATCCACGACCCGGCGCTCACGATAATGCTAGTGGTGTGGCTGTACTTGTTGAAGCTCTCTATGCGCTGAAGGAGCTTCTTGGCAGAGATAGCTGGTTCTCCGTATGCGGCATTGTGGTGCCAGAATATACTGGCAGTATGGCTGTCTTTGCGCAGCACATCGTAGACCCGCAAGAGGTTGTTGCAGCTGTTAGCGTGGACATGGTTGCTGCAGATCTCGCTGCTACTGGCGGCTCTCTACACCTTGTTGCTTCGCCTCTACCGCTAGCGTCTCCACTCGACCCGCTACTTGACGTGTTCCTAGGCCATGTTGAGGGCTATGCTGGCTTCGAGTTCTACAGTGTTGGCAGCGACCACGATGTGACCATCTCGCTCGGCATACCAGGCAGCATGGTTAACGAGTGGCCGGACCGCTACTACCATACAAGCCTCGATGAGCCCGGCAACCTCTCTGCTGAGAGGCTACGCGCTACTGCCGCCGCAATAGCTGCTGCCGTAGCCGCACTAGCACGGCTAGGCCCCGAGAAGGCAGCTAAGCTTGCTGGGCTCTGGGCAAGGCACCAAGCTTCAAAACTCTCCGCAAGAGCTTATGCAGGCGAGCCTCTGGACATGACTGCCGCGGCTGAGCTTGAAAAGCTAGCGGTAGAGCACGCTTCTACACGCATTAAAGCACTGGCTTCTGGCGGACAACCAGAACCGCCTTGGCCATTTGAGTTTGAACTCTCTCTAAGGGCTCCCATGAGCAAGCTCTACCTCTACGCTCACCGCCACGTAGAAGCCTATAGAGAGCTACTCAAAGCACTCGAGGATGATCGTGAGAAGGTGCTTCAGCGCTTACTAGTCCTAGGCTCCGGTACTGCATCGCGTAGGGTAGTAGAGCTCTACGCGAGGGGAGTACTAGGGCTCAAGCATGCCGAGAAAAAGGCCGATCTAGTCGTCAAGGCTCTGACTGCTAAGCCCCAGCAGCGGGCTGCAAGCGGAAAGCATGAGGGCTAGGCCCTACATTCTCTCTATGGGCTCTATGCCTAGCAGCCGGAGGCCGCTCGCCACTATGTTCTTTACAGTGTATACCATTGCTAGCTTGAACATCTGCTTGCCTTTATCGGGCTCGTTGACCACACTATCGCCACTGGCATACCACTTGTTGAACAAATCTGCTAGCTTGTTAAGGAAGGCTACTATTAACTCCGGCTTCAGCTCGTCCGCTGCCTTGGCGAATATGTAGGGGTAGCTGAGCGCTAGTAGGATGAGACTGCGCCTTAGCTGGTTTTCCTCTGCCGCAGCATATTCTATGGATTCCCAGTCCAGACTGATACCGCGCTCCGCCGCCTTGGATAGTATACTCGAGGCGCGCGCATGAGCATACATGATGTATGGTGCGCTGTTGCGCTCAAAGTTTAGCGCCTCCCTCAGATCGAACGTCATGGGCTTCAGTGCTGATACCGAGACTAGTGCATACCTCATAGCTGCAACACCGACAGCGCGCGCTATCCGCTCCTTCTCCTCTGCTGACAGGTGAGGGCTCCTCTTCTCCACCTCCTCCCGCGCCACCCGTATCGCTTGCTCAACAAGCTCGTCGAGGGTTACATAGCGGCCACGCCTACCACTCATCTTCTGGCCTGGAAGGTTTACCATCTCGTAGGCATAGTGGATCGTGTTTAGACCCTCGCGACGATACCCTAATGCTATGAGTGCAAGTCTTACTTGTAGCTGTTCCAGCCTCTGTTCGGCTGCTATCACATTGTACACTTTGTCTGCATTAAATTCGCGGAACTTCTTTATGCTGTATGCTATGTCGCGTGTCGTGTATAGTGTTGTGCCATCGCTGCGCTGCAGTATAAGCGGAGGCACATCATAGTCCTCGGGGAGGCCCAATACACTACGCACTATCGGGTCGCGAAGCACTGGTTTTAAGTTTAGGGCGAAGGCTCCCTTGTAGGTTGTTGCATAGGGGCTCTTACGCGCCTCTTCGAGTATCTTTGAGACCATGCCGCTCCAGGCTAGGTCGCTCTCCCAGTCCCACACATCAAACTCTATGCCGAGTTTACTTAGGGTTTCACGGAACCCCTCAAGGCAGAGTTCGACGACTCTCCTAACCTTACGGACTATCTCCTCGTTCTC
This DNA window, taken from Hyperthermus butylicus DSM 5456, encodes the following:
- a CDS encoding arginine--tRNA ligase, producing the protein MTKASLEVYANTPHKLLARAIREALSSFDVEIDGREVEYIVYESPNPELGDYGVPLARFAKKYRVGIGELVEKVKQVLAGSTIVKDVLFVRGYLNIKLNAAEAAKLIFNAARLDGESYGIIKTDKPMRIVIEHTSANPVHPLHIGHARNASLGDTLARMLRARGHVVQTRFYINDLGRQVAVMAYGYIAGGFEEPPPGIKPDHWIGAIYAITHTLADIEEVKRQVEEAKASGDDERYRELLRKLDSLVADAARLREQYPDIFDKISEAVRGRDVGAEISRLMRVYEYRENEEIVRKVRRVVELCLEGFRETLSKLGIEFDVWDWESDLAWSGMVSKILEEARKSPYATTYKGAFALNLKPVLRDPIVRSVLGLPEDYDVPPLILQRSDGTTLYTTRDIAYSIKKFREFNADKVYNVIAAEQRLEQLQVRLALIALGYRREGLNTIHYAYEMVNLPGQKMSGRRGRYVTLDELVEQAIRVAREEVEKRSPHLSAEEKERIARAVGVAAMRYALVSVSALKPMTFDLREALNFERNSAPYIMYAHARASSILSKAAERGISLDWESIEYAAAEENQLRRSLILLALSYPYIFAKAADELKPELIVAFLNKLADLFNKWYASGDSVVNEPDKGKQMFKLAMVYTVKNIVASGLRLLGIEPIERM
- a CDS encoding M28 family peptidase; this encodes MAVDLFSDVLKLVDGLRGFELVASLARFHRVQGGDDIVVAVEHVGQVLEELGVEVRLEVFRGPLGLGEFWGFGEPRGWRLGGGRVEVWEDVGGWKTVASVEDTPLTVVVHSPPGSVEERVRLAAEPADAGEDDIVVSPEFDAYKYYRFAERGVTGIIGTHRGPGVRYWGLFPAFFIEEPRVPAVSLEYNTAMNLVGKRVRITVESEYHGFPSTPILVARVGPEGAPCIALYAHACHPRPGAHDNASGVAVLVEALYALKELLGRDSWFSVCGIVVPEYTGSMAVFAQHIVDPQEVVAAVSVDMVAADLAATGGSLHLVASPLPLASPLDPLLDVFLGHVEGYAGFEFYSVGSDHDVTISLGIPGSMVNEWPDRYYHTSLDEPGNLSAERLRATAAAIAAAVAALARLGPEKAAKLAGLWARHQASKLSARAYAGEPLDMTAAAELEKLAVEHASTRIKALASGGQPEPPWPFEFELSLRAPMSKLYLYAHRHVEAYRELLKALEDDREKVLQRLLVLGSGTASRRVVELYARGVLGLKHAEKKADLVVKALTAKPQQRAASGKHEG